A single window of Aspergillus oryzae RIB40 DNA, chromosome 8 DNA harbors:
- a CDS encoding oxidoreductase, short-chain dehydrogenase/reductase family (dehydrogenases with different specificities (related to short-chain alcohol dehydrogenases)): MPGLAFNPDNDIPDLSGKVIFITGGTAGLGAQSVAQMAKHSPARIYISGRNATSAEKIIKEIAETGSNTPVSFVECDLTSLDSVKRAADEIIAKESRLDVLMCNAGIMALPPGLTKDGYEVQFGTNHLGHALLIQKLLPLLQRTAERGADVRVIILTSKGYQLHPYGGIIFDDLKTTQDYGFLGSWRRYGQSKLANILYTRELARRYPAITVVSVHPGVITTGLVENLGWAHRWFIYATTYNQMVTLEEGAYNQLWAATTSKDGLETGQYYIPVGVASNDKLTKTGRDDVLAGQLWEWTDKALEDYL; encoded by the exons ATGCCCGGGTTGGCATTTAACCCCGACAACGATATTCCGGACTTGTCCGGTAAAGTGATTTTCATCACAGGAG GAACGGCTGGTTTGGGTGCTCAGTCAGTCGCCCAGATGGCCAAGCATTCTCCGGCGCGAATCTATATCAGCGGTCGGAACGCGACAAGCGCAGAGaaaatcatcaaggaaattgCCGAGACTGGGTCAAACACGCCTGTATCATTCGTCGAATGTGACCTCACCTCTCTAGACTCCGTGAAAAGGGCCGCAGATGAGATCATCGCGAAAGAATCGCGACTCGACGTGCTCATGTGCAACGCAGGTATCATGGCACTCCCTCCAGGCCTAACAAAAGACGGATACGAGGTGCAGTTCGGCACCAATCATCTAGGCCACGCACTACTGATCCAGAAGCTGTTACCACTACTCCAACGTACCGCCGAAAGAGGCGCGGATGTACGAGTCATTATCCTCACATCTAAAGGTTATCAGCTGCATCCCTATGGGGGCATCATTTTCGACGACTTGAAGACCACGCAGGATTATGGCTTCTTGGGTTCCTGGAGACGGTATGGTCAAAGCAAACTAGCCAATATCCTGTATACTCGGGAGTTGGCTCGTCGGTATCCAGCCATTACTGTCGTATCTGTTCATCCCGGGGTGATAACTACCGGTCTGGTTGAGAACCTGGGATGGGCTCATCGATGGTTTATCTATGCGACTACTTATAATCAAATGGTGACACTGGAGGAGGGTGCTTATAACCAGTTGTGGGCTGCTACCACGTCGAAAGATGGTTTGGAAACTGGTCAGTATTATATACCGGTTGGTGTTGCGTCTAACGACAAGCTCACTAAGACTGGGCGTGATGATGTATTGGCTGGTCAACTTTGGGAATGGACGGATAAGGCGCTGGAAGACTATTTGTGA
- a CDS encoding uncharacterized protein (predicted protein), protein MGETFLDATPSPSSASTHNHCTKDDAVLIHLILFLRMEIPVSSERLINRLNRCKNHVVRHGPIPIKCKKWLARVHSGSGSRWVLITGITIVPLHPSGRDGYLKRWATLQISNRFTLALLRYVSRFLQLGTPKNFQMEDLLMIVNVILYVLLTVYLIEVEKYGTNGIPLDKVDQIKPSAIPDLIKGSKLVIVVEQLWLGVIWGCKACLLLLYSTMTSGLSQHRIVKLIGAFCALSFVLVEILFFAAWCHPFSAYWSVPPKNIQCSVYRNHLILVLALNIATDLMIMCIPLPLLIKAKLSLTKKITLCAVFSLGIFVILCSILSKYYSISNPYGDRWVDWYVREAATAIVVANIPQTWTLFRRMFNWKSFLAHSSYNRSHSRSKYTNRLDSSTIHLSRFKGGDKSHTRSVDITASGEHINPDQPLEIWEHRQFQVTNEPGGSSDSGSQSSVSLEYDTTGLNPQGKTTVTTRS, encoded by the exons ATGGGCGAGACTTTTTTAGACGCCACTCCATCCCCTAGCAGTGCTAGCACACACAACCACTGCACCAAGGATGATGCTGTTCTTATCCACCTAATCTTATTTTTGCGCATGGAGATCCCTGTATCTTCCGAACGTCTAATCAATCGTCTTAATCGCTGCAAGAACCACGTTGTGCGCCACGGTCCTATCCCCATTAAATGTAAGAAATGGCTGGCCCGTGTCCACAGTGGATCCGGCTCA CGATGGGTTCTTATTACGGGGATCACTATTGTCCCTCTCCATCCATCGGGCCGGGATG GTTATCTTAAACGTTGGGCAACTCTGCAGATCTCTAACAGATTTACCCTAGCATTGCTACGCTATGTCTCCCGCTTTCTTCAATTGGGTACGCCTAAAAACTTCCAAATGGAAGACCTTTTGATGATTGTCAATGTG ATTCTCTACGTTCTATTAACGGTTTATTTGATTGAGGTTGAAAAGTATGGGACCAATGGCATTCCCTTAGACAAAGTCGACCAGATCAAACCTTCAGCGATACCGGATCTTATCAAGGGTAGTAAACTAGTCATTGTGGTAGAACAGCTATGGCTCGGGGTCATCTGGGGATGCAAGGCCTGCTTGCTCTTGCTATACTCGACCATGAC GTCTGGTCTTTCGCAACATCGAATTGTCAAACTTATCGGCGCATTTTGTGCACTGAGTTTCGTGCTAGTTGAAATCCTCTTTTTCGCAGCATGGTGTCACCCCTTTTCCGCCTACTGGTCGGTCCCACCAAAGAACATACAGTGTTCCGTCTACCGCAATCACCTCATTCTAGTCCTGGCCCTGAATATCGCCACGGACCTGATGATCATGTGTATCCCATTGCCACTCTTGATCAAGGCCAAGCTCAGCCTCACCAAGAAAATTACCCTCTGTGCTGTTTTCTCACTGGGTATAttcgtcatcctctgctCCATCCTATCCAAGTACTACTCGATATCGAATCCCTACGGAGACCGCTGGGTAGACTGGTACGTCCGAGAAGCAGCAACCGCGATCGTCGTGGCAAATATCCCCCAAACATGGACCCTGTTCCGCCGGATGTTCAACTGGAAGTCCTTCTTGGCACACTCGTCATATAACCGCAGCCACAGCCGCAGCAAGTACACGAACCGTCTTGATAGCTCCACCATCCATCTATCGCGATTTAAAGGTGGGGATAAGTCGCACACGCGCTCCGTTGATATCACGGCGTCTGGGGAACATATTAATCCGGACCAGCCGTTGGAAATCTGGGAGCATCGCCAGTTCCAGGTCACGAATGAACCGGGGGGATCGAGCGATAGCGGTAGTCAGAGTAGTGTTAGCTTGGAGTATGATACTACTGGACTAAATCCTCAGGGGAAGACGACTGTGACGACAAGGTCGTAA
- a CDS encoding uncharacterized protein (predicted protein) — MFKTEWSYPVDIWNVGTMIWDLFEGKHMFYGNDPDGKGYSTRAHLAEVIGLLGPPPLDMLKRGIRINEFFTEDGIYYVVLGSTKRQQAAYQYSIGQWKQDIEIPDQSLEMSEKFLNGRNKEMFLTFMRVTSQWKPEDGKTARELLEDPWLNDRLD; from the exons ATGTTTAAGACCGAATGGAGCTATCCAGTGGATATATGGAATGTGGGCACTATG ATTTGGGACCTCTTCGAAGGAAAACACATGTTCTATGGCAACGATCCAGACGGGAAAGGATATTCTACCCGTGCGCACCTTGCGGAGGTGATTGGCCTTCTAGGACCGCCACCGTTGGATATGTTAAAGCGCGGAATACGGATCAACGAGTTCTTCACTGAAGACGGTATATACTATGTGGTTCTTGGATCCACGAAGCGTCAGCAAGCGGCTTATCAATATTCCATAGGCCAATGGAAACAAGATATCGAAATACCAGATCAAAGCCTAGAAATGTCGGAAAAATTCCTTAAtgggagaaacaaagagatgTTTTTAACATTCATGAGGGTAACGTCGCAATGGAAGCCAGAGGATGGAAAGACGGCCAGAGAACTTCTTGAGGACCCTTGGCTCAATGACCGACTAGACTAA
- a CDS encoding uncharacterized protein (serine/threonine protein kinase): protein MSQKRYKRAPLAPHILEERFEDLRKGQYYPVNIGDIFRSKYQVVGKLGFGISSTVWLARDLEGHQYVTLKLYTRSESDLAEFQIYNLLNKGSSSHPGYAHVRRALDVFTIPRPGGDHCCLVQKPMWESFRGLLYRNPTHRFTEELLKAGLMQVFLALDYLHNECKLVHTDIKGDNILQEIEDESILEKFTEAEMEDPSP from the exons ATGAGCCAGAAACGTTACAA GAGGGCTCCCCTCGCCCCCCAT ATCCTCGAGGAGCGATTCGAGGACTTGAGGAAAGGTCAATATTATCCTGTCAATATTGGCGACATCTTCCGCTCCAAATATCAGGTAGTTGGGAAGCTGGGGTTCGGTATTAGCTCTACAGTATGGCTCGCTCGCGACCTGGA AGGGCATCAATACGTGACACTCAAACTGTACACGCGCAGTGAGTCAGACTTGGCCGAGTTTCAGATTTATAATCTTTTGAACAAAGGGAGTTCATCACACCCCGGCTATGCTCATGTACGCCGAGCGCTAGACGTGTTCACCATTCCTCGCCCGGGAGGTGACCATTGTTGTCTTGTTCAGAAACCGATGTGGGAAAGCTTTCGGGGTCTTCTCTACCGAAATCCCACTCATAGATTCACCGAGGAACTACTTAAGGCTGGGCTCATGCAGgttttccttgcccttgattATCTACATAACGAATGCAAGCTTGTTCACACAG ATATCAAGGGTGACAATATCCTGCAAGAAATCGAGGATGAATCAATCCTTGAAAAGTTTACCGAGGCTGAAATGGAGGACCCTTCACCTTGA
- a CDS encoding uncharacterized protein (predicted protein) — protein MIGIYVYNSCYFKDYVEATNIGGYLDRKTYGIWRSTSKTVVWVRPTVRFPVSILPPAEEIGNVFHGLHTETSFRRKCTTFGTGPYGGVESTILVDNMFMEHFRRNLSSSAISTTTSMNV, from the exons ATGATTGGCATATATGTCTACAACAGTTGTTATTTTAAGGACTACGTAGAGGCCACAAACATCGGAGGTTACCTTGATCGCAAGACATATGGCATATGGCGGTCAACATCAAAGACCGTGGTGTGGGTCCGTCCCACAGTCCGGTTTCCCGTCTCCATTCTGCCACCAGCTGAAGAAATCGGAAATGTATTCCATGGTCTA CACACAGAAACGAGCTTCCGCCGGAAATGCACGACGTTCGGAACCGGACCTTATGGCGGGGTTGAATCTACGATAC TGGTGGACAATATGTTCATGGAGCACTTCCGCCGGAATCTGAGCTCTAGTGCCATCTCAACGACAACATCAATGAATGTCTAA
- a CDS encoding SDR family oxidoreductase (reductases with broad range of substrate specificities): protein MPEGPVVNGLFRHNNTTPPAQESVMALFSLKGKTAVVTGAASGIGLSVAHALAEAGANVAIWYNRNSKAVEEAANIESKYGVKCRAYQINIRESEKVEELLNTCVRELNGRLDIFIANSGIPWTQGPMIDAPLDHYRDVTQTDLDGTFYCARAAGAHWRRQKTEGTDIFGNPLQGFTYGSFVATASMSGHIVNIPQLQAAYNAAKAGVIHLCKSLAVEWVQFARANTVSPGYIITDISTFVPDETKDIWKGKIPMGREALPHELKGAYLYLASDASSYTTGADLVVDGGYTLP, encoded by the exons ATGCCCGAAGGTCCAGTAGTAAATGGCCTCTTCCGCCATAACAACACTACCCCTCCAGCGCAGGAGAGTGTTATGGCTCTCTTCTCGCTCAAGGGGAAAACTGCCGTCGTCACCGGCGCAGCATCGGGTATCGGGTTGAGCGTCGCACATGCACTCGCGGAGGCTGGCGCCAACGTTGCCATCTGGTATAACAGAAACAGTAAAGCCGTTGAGGAGGCTGCAAACATCGAGTCTAAATATGGCGTTAAGT GCCGTGCATACCAAATAAACATCCGCGAAAGCGAAAAGGTTGAAGAGCTGTTGAATACATGCGTCCGCGAATTGAACGGTCGCCTGGACATTTTCATCGCCAACTCCGGGATTCCGTGGACTCAAGGACCCATGATCGATGCTCCGCTTGACCACTACAGAGACGTGACACAAACCGATCTAGATGGAACATTCTATTGTGCCAGAGCCGCTGGCGCtcattggagaaggcagaagaCCGAGGGTACAGATATTTTTGGCAATCCTCTACAAGGCTTCACATACGGTAGTTTCGTTGCGACTGCTTCCATGAGTGGACACATTGTCAATATACCACAGCTCCAAGCTGCGTATAATGCGGCTAAGGCCGGAGTGATCCATTTGT GTAAATCACTTGCCGTGGAATGGGTTCAGTTTGCGCGCGCGAATACAGTCTCGCCTGGATACATTATTACTGATATTTCCACGTTTGTTCCTGACGAGACAAAGGATATTTGGAAAGGTAAAATTCCGATGGGTCGGGAAGCTCTGCCACATGAGCTCAAAGGTGCCTATCTGTATCTGGCTTCGGATGCGTCAAGTTATACTACCGGTGCGGATCTTGTTGTGGATGGAGGTTATACTCTACCCTGA
- a CDS encoding thioredoxin family protein (predicted protein), producing MGSVKVTDLDTYHNVVSGANYAVFNFRDSRRRSSDTDLAYDDLASYAYSDTVAFYEVDVGDQKHISDFAKVERPTLILYKDGKEVERYSKPLPRQLEYLVSRALCGLTEIGGRF from the exons ATGGGATCTGTCAAGGTTACCGA CTTGGACACATACCACAATGTAGTCAGCGGAGCTAATTACGCGGTCTTCAACTTCCGTGACTCTCGGCGTCGCTCGTCTGATACCGATCTGGCCTACGATGACCTCGCCTCCTATGCATATAGTGACACCGTCGCATTCTATGAAGTCGACGTCGGCGATCAGAAGCATATTTCAGATTTTGCGAAAGTGGAACGTCCTACACTCATCTTATACAAGGACGGGAAAGAAGTCGAGCGTTACTCGAAACCTCTGCCGAGGCAACTAGAGTACCTAGTCTCGAGGGCCTTGTGTGGGCTGACTGAGATTGGTGGCCGTTTTTAA
- a CDS encoding uncharacterized protein (hydroxyindole-O-methyltransferase and related SAM-dependent methyltransferases), which yields MSTDPVKLLQSNNDGLPATRPDSQIDQAVAVKYWSDKPATVNGMLGGYAQVSRTDLRGSRNFLAKARRLVPGCPVTGKLKRGVDCGAGIGRVINDFLGQECEIVDAVEPVEKFSRVLSERRLTRNCALGEVLTIGIEDWVPGVKVYDLIWAQWSVPYLTDAQLVEYLVRCRGALTDVGLMVIKENISEEPEGDIYDESESSVTRTDEKLRRLFKEAGMQLILSEVQSGFPRQLRLLPVISYALRPRI from the coding sequence ATGTCCACAGACCCCGTAAAGCTCCTCCAAAGCAATAATGACGGGCTACCAGCAACCCGCCCGGACTCCCAAATCGACCAAGCCGTCGCCGTCAAATACTGGAGCGACAAACCCGCAACAGTGAACGGCATGCTTGGCGGCTACGCCCAGGTCTCGCGGACCGACCTGCGCGGATCCCGGAACTTTCTCGCAAAGGCCCGTCGATTAGTTCCCGGATGTCCGGTGACTGGGAAGCTCAAGCGTGGCGTGGATTGCGGAGCTGGGATCGGACGCGTGATTAATGATTTTCTGGGCCAGGAGTGCGAAATTGTTGATGCCGTTGAGCCGGTGGAGAAGTTTTCCCGGGTACTGAGTGAAAGGCGGCTGACGAGGAATTGTGCCCTTGGGGAGGTGCTGACTATTGGTATTGAGGATTGGGTTCCTGGGGTTAAGGTTTATGATCTTATTTGGGCGCAGTGGAGTGTTCCTTATCTGACGGATGCGCAGTTGGTGGAGTATTTGGTGCGGTGTCGCGGTGCTTTGACTGATGTTGGGCTTATGGTTATTAAAGAGAATATCTCTGAGGAGCCGGAGGGGGATATCTATGATGAGTCGGAGAGCAGTGTGACGAGGACTGATGAGAAGCTACGCAGACTGTTCAAAGAAGCTGGAATGCAGCTGATCTTGTCGGAGGTACAATCGGGCTTTCCTCGACAGTTGAGGCTTTTGCCTGTCATATCTTATGCGTTACGGCCGAGGATCTAG